A single window of Pirellulales bacterium DNA harbors:
- a CDS encoding acyl-CoA desaturase encodes MTGPSNADETTALPVANPSAELPDAADAPRRISLGVRVAALIAIIVPLLGVIAAPFVVWGWGFRWTDLGLLLGLYVLTAFGITVGYHRLFVHRSFETNAVVKFVFAVLGSMAVEGPLLKWVAMHRVHHQHSDKLGDPHSPQGRSGGVLGVLGGLWHAHIGWLFDPDPPELDRYVEDLRGSQALRVASALFPLWAVLGLLIPAVLGGLITRTWAGAWSGLIWGGLVRVFLVHHVTWSVNSACHLWGLRPFRSNDESRNNAVFGVLAMGEGWHNTHHAFPTSARHGLRWWQIDMSYWVIWALARLGLAWNVKLPSAQAQQQRRRAVD; translated from the coding sequence GTGACCGGCCCATCCAACGCAGACGAAACGACGGCATTGCCGGTGGCCAATCCCAGCGCCGAATTGCCCGACGCTGCCGACGCTCCGCGTCGGATTTCGCTGGGCGTGCGAGTGGCGGCCCTGATTGCCATCATCGTGCCTTTGCTGGGCGTGATTGCGGCTCCCTTCGTGGTTTGGGGATGGGGATTCCGCTGGACCGATTTGGGCCTCCTGCTGGGCCTGTACGTGCTTACCGCCTTCGGGATCACGGTCGGTTATCACCGGCTGTTCGTGCATCGGTCGTTCGAGACGAATGCGGTGGTGAAGTTTGTATTCGCCGTCCTTGGCTCGATGGCGGTGGAGGGGCCGCTCTTGAAATGGGTTGCCATGCACCGGGTACACCACCAGCACTCTGACAAGTTGGGCGATCCGCATTCGCCGCAGGGCCGGAGCGGAGGCGTGCTTGGCGTCTTGGGAGGCTTGTGGCACGCGCACATCGGCTGGCTGTTTGATCCCGATCCGCCCGAACTAGACCGCTACGTGGAAGATTTGCGTGGGAGTCAGGCGTTACGTGTTGCCAGCGCCTTGTTTCCCCTGTGGGCCGTGCTCGGCCTTTTGATCCCAGCGGTCCTCGGCGGGCTGATTACGAGGACGTGGGCCGGCGCCTGGAGCGGGCTGATCTGGGGAGGACTTGTTCGCGTCTTTCTCGTCCATCATGTGACGTGGAGCGTCAATTCGGCCTGCCATCTGTGGGGTTTGCGGCCCTTCCGCAGCAACGACGAGAGTCGGAATAACGCCGTGTTCGGAGTGTTGGCCATGGGTGAGGGGTGGCACAACACGCACCACGCCTTCCCGACTTCGGCCCGCCATGGACTGCGGTGGTGGCAAATCGACATGAGTTACTGGGTCATCTGGGCGCTCGCCCGCTTGGGACTCGCCTGGAACGTGAAACTCCCGAGCGCGCAGGCCCAACAACAGAGACGACGGGCCGTTGATTGA